From Oligoflexia bacterium, the proteins below share one genomic window:
- the coxB gene encoding cytochrome c oxidase subunit II — MMDFIRQLKFYLPQSSTMAPKIDLLYDFIYWASVFMLVPTIAAMLYFGWKYRKTNHDREVPYIEGHPLFEWVVSAVLGAIFLVIFIWGLIGFNEIYAIPDNAYEISVTGKQWMWEFTYQNGKTTTNDLYIPKGMPVKLIMGSPDVLHSFYVPNFRLKQDIVPGMYTTLWFEAPDVGEHEIMCTEYCGTAHSNMLGKVIVLEQEQFKAWLRGVDPQKVNISDLGKKLFEKRNCVACHSVNGTESKAGPALNAVYNKKVQLATGETVTADENYLRNSILNPAGQVVKGFRPVMPTFQGLLNEGEINAIVAYLKTLSPVSK, encoded by the coding sequence ATGATGGATTTTATTCGTCAGCTGAAATTTTATCTTCCCCAATCGTCTACGATGGCACCGAAGATAGATCTGCTATACGATTTTATTTATTGGGCTAGCGTATTTATGCTCGTGCCCACAATTGCAGCCATGCTTTATTTTGGCTGGAAATACCGAAAAACAAATCATGATCGTGAAGTTCCCTACATTGAAGGTCACCCTTTATTTGAATGGGTTGTGTCAGCTGTTTTGGGTGCCATTTTTCTCGTAATTTTTATTTGGGGTCTTATTGGCTTTAATGAAATTTACGCAATTCCAGATAATGCCTATGAAATCAGTGTCACTGGTAAACAATGGATGTGGGAGTTTACTTATCAAAATGGTAAAACTACAACCAATGATCTCTATATTCCTAAAGGCATGCCCGTAAAACTCATTATGGGCTCACCTGATGTTTTGCATTCATTTTACGTTCCCAATTTTAGACTCAAACAAGACATCGTACCTGGTATGTACACAACACTTTGGTTTGAAGCTCCCGATGTAGGGGAACATGAAATCATGTGTACAGAGTATTGCGGTACCGCTCATTCAAATATGCTAGGAAAAGTAATTGTTTTAGAACAAGAACAATTCAAAGCTTGGCTCAGGGGTGTTGATCCGCAAAAAGTTAATATTTCAGATCTTGGTAAAAAACTTTTTGAAAAAAGAAATTGCGTCGCTTGTCATTCAGTCAATGGCACTGAATCAAAAGCTGGCCCCGCTTTAAATGCGGTCTATAACAAAAAAGTTCAGCTCGCTACAGGTGAAACGGTAACGGCTGATGAAAATTATTTACGTAATTCAATATTAAATCCTGCGGGTCAAGTAGTTAAGGGGTTTCGCCCAGTGATGCCTACTTTTCAAGGCTTACTTAATGAAGGTGAAATCAATGCAATTGTGGCTTATTTAAAAACATTAAGCCCAGTATCAAAATAG
- a CDS encoding SCO family protein: MLRVQPKVKKRHLIPVCSQALMVVLLSFSTAYSDFGKNEIGHTKLTADKLPNELKDIGIDEHRGQNIDLNLTFQDESGKSVQLKSYFTPQKPVLLALVYFGCPNICTFVLNGITDSLKKVDLKPGEKFEVIAVSIDPSETPQLASEKKKAYLKEYGIAGTESGWHFLVGKQPQITALTQQIGFRYKWVEETKQFAHGSAIFLLTPEGKISRYLYGIQYQPRDVKMALLEASNGKIGTFVDRIMLFCFYYDVTTKKYVLLASRIMTGGGILTLLLFGIFLGRLWSRERKQKARSLEIVSAQKGSP; the protein is encoded by the coding sequence ATGTTACGTGTGCAACCGAAGGTGAAAAAACGACATCTGATACCCGTTTGCTCTCAAGCATTGATGGTTGTGCTTTTATCTTTTTCTACTGCCTATTCAGACTTCGGTAAAAATGAAATCGGACATACAAAATTAACAGCTGACAAATTACCTAACGAACTTAAAGACATCGGAATAGACGAACATCGCGGTCAAAATATTGATCTCAACCTCACCTTCCAAGATGAATCAGGAAAATCAGTTCAACTTAAAAGTTATTTCACTCCCCAAAAACCAGTGCTTTTAGCACTTGTGTATTTTGGATGTCCTAATATTTGCACTTTTGTTTTAAATGGCATCACTGACTCACTTAAAAAAGTAGATCTTAAGCCTGGCGAAAAATTTGAAGTTATAGCTGTCAGCATTGATCCCTCTGAAACTCCTCAACTTGCGAGCGAGAAAAAAAAGGCCTATCTTAAAGAATATGGAATTGCTGGAACTGAATCAGGATGGCATTTTTTAGTTGGCAAACAACCCCAGATCACAGCCCTCACTCAACAAATTGGATTTCGTTACAAATGGGTTGAAGAGACAAAACAATTCGCACACGGCTCTGCCATTTTTTTACTCACCCCAGAAGGTAAAATATCTAGATACCTCTACGGAATTCAGTATCAACCACGTGATGTGAAAATGGCCTTACTTGAAGCTAGTAACGGAAAAATCGGTACATTTGTTGACCGCATCATGTTGTTTTGCTTTTATTATGACGTTACTACAAAAAAGTATGTTCTGCTCGCATCTCGAATCATGACCGGCGGAGGAATACTCACATTATTATTATTTGGGATTTTTCTAGGAAGATTATGGTCAAGAGAACGAAAACAAAAAGCCCGTTCGTTAGAAATAGTTAGCGCACAAAAGGGGTCACCGTAA
- a CDS encoding heme o synthase: MKSVISSYVNLTKPTIVLLFSLTGLTAMVVEGSLLSDPLKLFLVFMGITLTACSANALNMYFDRDIDEIMTRTRKRRSLPLKKIKPIHALWFGLILGAVATGLLLWIANPLSAILGVFTIVFYVGIYTLYLKRRTPYNIVIGGAAGATAPLMGWAAATGQISFLAWILFLIIFMWTPPHFWALALVMKEDYKNAKVPMLPVVAGDNRTRLEILIYSILLIPLTLLPVLVNAGGLTYLIGSLLLGIAFIRQAIVLYQKKTDKSAYALFGYSIVYLLALFVLLIIGSLTHGPTTV, translated from the coding sequence ATGAAATCCGTCATTTCCAGCTACGTTAATCTAACCAAACCAACAATCGTATTGCTTTTTAGCCTTACGGGTTTAACCGCCATGGTTGTTGAGGGCAGTTTACTTTCCGATCCATTAAAATTATTTTTGGTTTTTATGGGCATTACACTTACAGCGTGCTCAGCGAATGCCTTAAATATGTACTTTGACCGTGACATCGACGAGATCATGACTCGAACACGTAAAAGACGATCTCTTCCCCTTAAAAAAATTAAGCCCATTCATGCTCTTTGGTTTGGATTAATTTTAGGTGCCGTTGCCACGGGTTTACTTCTCTGGATCGCAAACCCTCTCTCAGCAATATTAGGCGTATTTACCATTGTATTTTATGTTGGAATTTACACCCTCTATCTCAAAAGACGCACTCCCTATAACATCGTAATTGGTGGAGCAGCTGGTGCCACAGCTCCTCTTATGGGCTGGGCTGCTGCAACAGGTCAAATTTCATTTCTCGCTTGGATTTTATTTCTCATTATCTTTATGTGGACACCTCCACATTTTTGGGCCTTAGCACTTGTGATGAAAGAAGATTATAAAAACGCTAAAGTCCCCATGCTGCCGGTAGTTGCCGGGGATAATAGAACAAGATTAGAGATCCTTATTTATTCAATATTACTCATTCCACTTACACTTTTGCCTGTTTTAGTTAATGCTGGTGGGCTCACATATTTGATTGGAAGTTTACTCTTAGGAATCGCTTTTATCCGTCAAGCCATCGTGCTTTATCAAAAAAAGACTGACAAATCAGCCTACGCTTTATTTGGATATTCAATAGTCTATCTATTAGCTCTTTTTGTTTTACTTATTATCGGATCTTTAACACATGGCCCCACAACAGTATAA
- a CDS encoding COX15/CtaA family protein, with the protein MSTLEVSDKNIESQTGNTKSSISWLLKLLSVLIFFLIAVGGLVRNLDAGLACPDWPLCHDKIIPHFDVQIFAEYFHRVFAGLISLLTLFISILIAKDKRLRSMLGQLSLLALTLLISQVILGGLTVLKLLKSEIVTLHLAAGTLYFLIVLIMTLRAHRFGDQPHLFTIARDRKREDPSGTWRIAIGASIAVYIQIILGGMVASNYAGVACPDFPTCHGMWWPGLDGIIGIQILHRLGALFTFIIVLGFAYKSLKNTELPKHIHNKTIGVVALLIIQISLGIGNVLFLLPVALSVAHLVVAEALFALIVMCTYEIRHFQLR; encoded by the coding sequence ATGAGCACATTAGAAGTTTCAGATAAAAACATTGAAAGTCAAACCGGCAACACAAAAAGTTCTATTTCGTGGCTTCTTAAACTTTTATCAGTTTTAATATTTTTTCTCATCGCAGTTGGTGGACTCGTCAGAAATTTAGACGCAGGTCTTGCTTGCCCAGATTGGCCACTATGTCATGATAAAATTATTCCTCATTTTGATGTTCAGATTTTTGCAGAATATTTTCACCGTGTTTTTGCTGGCCTCATTAGTCTATTAACACTTTTTATTTCGATTTTAATCGCCAAAGACAAGCGCCTACGCTCGATGCTCGGCCAACTTTCACTACTTGCTTTGACCTTACTTATAAGCCAAGTAATTTTAGGCGGCCTCACGGTCTTAAAACTTTTAAAATCAGAAATTGTTACTCTTCATTTAGCGGCAGGGACTCTTTATTTTCTGATTGTTCTCATAATGACCTTACGCGCTCACCGCTTTGGTGATCAGCCTCATTTGTTCACCATTGCTCGCGATCGTAAACGCGAAGATCCCTCAGGAACTTGGCGTATCGCAATAGGTGCAAGTATTGCCGTATATATTCAGATTATTTTAGGTGGCATGGTTGCCAGTAACTACGCAGGTGTTGCTTGCCCTGACTTTCCAACATGTCATGGAATGTGGTGGCCAGGGCTAGATGGAATCATAGGAATTCAGATCCTTCACAGACTAGGTGCTCTATTCACTTTTATCATTGTCTTAGGTTTTGCTTATAAATCGCTGAAAAACACAGAATTACCTAAACATATTCATAATAAAACCATTGGCGTAGTTGCACTTCTGATTATTCAGATCTCTCTCGGTATTGGGAATGTGCTTTTTCTTCTACCCGTAGCTTTAAGCGTTGCCCATTTAGTAGTTGCTGAAGCCCTCTTTGCCCTGATAGTGATGTGCACATATGAAATCCGTCATTTCCAGCTACGTTAA
- a CDS encoding molybdopterin oxidoreductase translates to MKTLNVSTKFKNICGAFIAIGVLSFAVAYFRDPNRAWHGYIMNYYFFLCLGLGGCFFSATQHLTNAGWSATVRRIPESFYSWLPAAAILFLPVLFGSSHVYEWLQHHAPHGEGGEHHAQLLHMKQAYLNLPFFIIRVALLFAVWYFVGGKLIRNSLKQDQTGDIELTRQNVKYSAIFIPLFALLFTFVSVDLIMSLDPLWYSTMFGVRCFATLFLTTLAMTNVVLIKMKRLGYFGNTVNENHIQNTGLLMFAFVVFYAYIAFCEFMLIWYANMPEETSYYLKRYEGGWCIVAYSIIFLKFVVPFLGLLPREAKRDANRNIKFAYLILVANWIDIFWMVMPNYSAKPFVPVFEIGIFLGFLGLFGLQVTNFLSRNPIQPQKDPRVHEALHLHQ, encoded by the coding sequence ATGAAAACGCTCAATGTGAGTACCAAGTTTAAAAATATTTGTGGCGCTTTCATTGCCATTGGAGTTCTTAGCTTTGCTGTCGCCTATTTTAGAGACCCCAATCGCGCTTGGCACGGCTACATCATGAATTACTATTTTTTCTTATGCCTTGGGCTTGGCGGATGTTTTTTTTCAGCGACTCAACATTTAACTAATGCAGGTTGGAGCGCCACAGTTAGACGCATACCTGAGTCTTTTTATTCTTGGCTACCGGCTGCTGCGATTTTATTTTTACCGGTTTTATTTGGCAGCAGTCATGTTTATGAATGGCTTCAACATCACGCGCCACATGGCGAAGGTGGAGAACATCACGCCCAACTTCTTCATATGAAACAAGCTTACTTAAATCTTCCTTTTTTTATTATTCGCGTAGCTCTTTTATTTGCTGTTTGGTATTTCGTAGGCGGAAAACTTATTCGAAACTCTCTTAAACAAGATCAAACTGGAGATATTGAACTCACTCGTCAAAATGTGAAATATTCTGCTATTTTTATTCCTTTATTTGCACTCCTCTTCACTTTTGTCAGTGTTGATTTAATCATGTCGTTAGATCCACTTTGGTATAGCACCATGTTTGGTGTACGCTGTTTTGCCACTTTATTTTTAACCACTCTGGCAATGACCAACGTTGTACTGATCAAAATGAAGCGCCTTGGATATTTCGGCAACACTGTTAATGAAAATCACATTCAAAACACAGGGCTTTTGATGTTCGCGTTTGTCGTATTTTACGCATACATCGCATTTTGTGAGTTCATGCTCATTTGGTATGCAAACATGCCAGAAGAAACCTCTTATTATCTCAAACGCTATGAGGGCGGCTGGTGTATTGTCGCTTATAGTATTATCTTTTTAAAATTCGTCGTGCCATTTCTTGGACTTCTTCCACGTGAAGCTAAACGCGATGCAAATCGAAATATTAAATTTGCATATCTCATCTTAGTAGCTAACTGGATTGATATTTTCTGGATGGTCATGCCGAATTACTCAGCTAAACCGTTTGTTCCAGTTTTTGAAATTGGAATCTTCTTAGGTTTCTTGGGCTTATTTGGATTACAAGTTACAAACTTTTTAAGTCGTAATCCCATTCAACCCCAAAAAGATCCTAGGGTGCATGAGGCATTGCACTTACATCAATGA
- a CDS encoding cytochrome c: MIKIITVSILAFALIACEKTKPEWEFMPDMYSSTHFKAQKEDLNSKDGAAARVPPAGTIPRGFQPYHFAANEGDKAGRTLINPLVRTKQVLERGQKVFNTYCIVCHGAKGDGQGSVVPPYPRPPTLLSDKIQKWPDGHIFHVITRGQNLMPSYAVQVAPEDRWAVAHYIRALQRAANPQPEDLPASGDQKK; the protein is encoded by the coding sequence ATGATAAAAATAATTACTGTTTCTATTTTAGCTTTCGCACTTATTGCATGCGAAAAAACAAAGCCTGAGTGGGAATTCATGCCTGATATGTACAGCAGCACCCATTTCAAAGCTCAAAAAGAAGATCTAAACTCAAAAGACGGAGCCGCAGCTCGTGTGCCTCCTGCCGGTACAATTCCAAGAGGTTTTCAGCCTTATCATTTTGCTGCAAACGAAGGCGATAAAGCAGGGCGCACTCTCATAAATCCATTAGTGAGAACAAAACAAGTTCTTGAACGCGGCCAAAAAGTATTTAACACATATTGTATTGTCTGCCATGGCGCAAAAGGAGATGGGCAAGGATCAGTTGTTCCACCTTATCCACGTCCACCAACACTGCTTAGTGATAAAATTCAAAAATGGCCCGACGGACATATTTTTCACGTCATCACCCGTGGACAAAATTTGATGCCCAGTTATGCCGTACAAGTTGCACCTGAAGATCGTTGGGCTGTTGCACATTATATTCGTGCCCTGCAACGCGCTGCAAATCCTCAACCTGAAGACTTGCCAGCCAGTGGAGATCAGAAAAAATGA
- a CDS encoding DUF3341 domain-containing protein gives MGKSLGVIAVFKNESDIMKAARAAREQKKYKKYDVFTPYPVHGMDDAMGLKRSFLPWVTFFAGATGFCSAVALQGWTSAVDWPINIGGKPFFSLPAFVPIIFELTVLFAGLATVGALFFICGLPNLKAKILHPDITKDKFVLFVPSNEESFNENDVTQFLKGLHPEEVTVVSE, from the coding sequence ATGGGTAAATCATTAGGCGTTATCGCCGTTTTTAAAAATGAAAGTGACATCATGAAAGCAGCGCGCGCTGCTCGTGAACAAAAGAAATATAAAAAATACGATGTTTTTACTCCCTACCCTGTTCACGGTATGGACGATGCCATGGGTCTTAAAAGATCTTTTCTCCCGTGGGTTACTTTTTTCGCAGGTGCAACAGGCTTTTGCTCAGCGGTTGCACTCCAAGGTTGGACCTCTGCAGTTGATTGGCCAATCAATATCGGTGGTAAGCCCTTTTTCTCACTTCCAGCATTTGTACCCATTATATTTGAACTCACTGTATTGTTTGCTGGATTAGCAACTGTTGGAGCCTTATTTTTTATTTGCGGCTTACCAAACTTAAAAGCAAAGATTTTGCATCCAGATATTACAAAAGATAAATTTGTACTTTTTGTACCTTCAAACGAAGAATCATTTAACGAAAATGACGTCACTCAATTTTTAAAGGGATTACATCCTGAAGAAGTGACAGTGGTGAGCGAATGA
- the nrfD gene encoding NrfD/PsrC family molybdoenzyme membrane anchor subunit, with protein sequence MSTSLSGSVVLDREPLVSGGKTMADVNDDVARPLESFPTKKWYVAFGLALTALVGGFSCIGYVIYNGLGNLGIQNTVDWGVFIINFVFWIGIGHAGTLISAILFLFRQKWRTAVNRSAEAMTIFAVMTAGIFPLIHVGRPWLAFWLFPYPNDRGPLWVNFRSPLLWDVFAVSTYLTISAVFWYVGLIPDLASIRDRAKNKWRKLAYGTLSLGWRGSNRHWSHYETAYLLLAGLSTPLVLSVHTIVSFDFAVSLLPGWHTTIFPPYFVAGAIFSGFAMVVTLLVISREVFNLQDYITVSHLEAMNKIILLTGTIVGYAYASEFFMAWYSGNPYERFIFIQRAMGPYAWSYWTMITCNVLWPQLFWIKRFRRSIKLMFIISILVNIGMWYERFVIVVTSLNSDFLPSSWRYYRPTMWDWGVTIGSFGLFFTLFLLFCRLLPVIAMSEIKGVMHVGRGKTEDHHG encoded by the coding sequence ATGAGTACAAGCTTAAGCGGGTCAGTTGTTCTTGATCGTGAGCCACTCGTTAGTGGCGGTAAAACCATGGCCGACGTCAACGATGACGTTGCAAGACCTTTAGAAAGTTTTCCGACAAAAAAATGGTATGTAGCATTTGGATTAGCACTTACAGCACTTGTCGGTGGTTTTTCATGTATTGGGTATGTCATCTATAATGGTCTTGGAAATTTAGGAATTCAAAATACAGTTGATTGGGGTGTGTTCATCATCAATTTCGTATTTTGGATTGGCATAGGTCACGCTGGAACCCTTATCTCTGCAATTTTATTTTTGTTCAGACAAAAATGGCGCACAGCTGTTAATCGATCTGCAGAAGCCATGACGATCTTTGCAGTTATGACGGCAGGTATTTTTCCGTTGATTCACGTGGGGCGCCCATGGCTTGCGTTTTGGCTGTTTCCATACCCAAATGACCGTGGTCCACTATGGGTGAACTTTCGATCACCTCTGCTTTGGGACGTCTTTGCTGTATCAACTTACCTCACTATTTCAGCTGTATTTTGGTATGTGGGTTTGATTCCAGATTTAGCTTCGATTCGTGATAGAGCAAAAAACAAATGGCGAAAACTTGCTTACGGAACCCTCAGTTTAGGGTGGCGCGGAAGTAACCGTCACTGGTCTCATTACGAAACAGCATACTTACTCTTAGCAGGACTCTCTACACCGCTCGTACTTTCAGTTCATACCATCGTAAGTTTTGACTTTGCCGTTTCACTCTTACCAGGTTGGCATACAACGATATTTCCACCTTACTTTGTTGCAGGCGCTATTTTTTCAGGCTTTGCAATGGTTGTTACACTTCTAGTAATTTCACGGGAAGTTTTTAATCTTCAAGACTACATAACCGTAAGTCATCTTGAAGCTATGAATAAAATAATTCTACTGACAGGTACTATAGTTGGTTATGCTTATGCGTCTGAATTTTTCATGGCATGGTATAGTGGTAATCCCTACGAGAGATTTATTTTTATTCAAAGAGCCATGGGGCCCTATGCTTGGTCGTATTGGACAATGATAACTTGTAACGTTTTATGGCCACAACTTTTTTGGATAAAGCGTTTTAGAAGAAGTATTAAACTCATGTTTATCATCTCAATCTTAGTAAATATCGGAATGTGGTATGAGCGATTTGTAATCGTAGTCACTTCACTAAACTCTGATTTCTTACCCTCTTCATGGCGATATTATCGACCCACCATGTGGGATTGGGGTGTTACCATCGGTAGTTTTGGTTTGTTTTTCACATTGTTCTTACTTTTCTGCCGTCTGCTTCCAGTGATTGCGATGTCAGAGATCAAAGGTGTTATGCACGTAGGACGTGGAAAAACGGAGGATCACCATGGGTAA